The Spodoptera frugiperda isolate SF20-4 chromosome 2, AGI-APGP_CSIRO_Sfru_2.0, whole genome shotgun sequence genome has a window encoding:
- the LOC118269190 gene encoding clustered mitochondria protein homolog isoform X3, whose amino-acid sequence MALGSDVHDNSTKNASQKVKKCPANNSVNDKTSSGNANNDSQKVKANGEKLSQPKSGVCTMKVNGEGLIPNSNDSKSDKISTKEPIVNGTDKNDTIVNGDPKKELDCDISSSDNTKVVSNGINSDSNDTKTNKSEEKVEVIKQVCPIKPEGKQISENKKEKKTKTADKTNDTEKKKDSAKDKNADGKKEKKDDGTVHKGDAGDKVNGECSKTLNGEGDRESSPSEDGDEKKRDAEVVFIQDMGFTVKIVSPGAEPLDIQVSSMELVQEIHQVLMDREDSCHRTCFSLQLDGVTLDNFAELKNIEGLKEGSVIKVVEEPYTMREARIHVRHVRDLLKSIDYTDAYAGQECSSLAFLNIITQGDILEKKKSRPESVDCTPPDYIMPGSTERPLLPLHPGLTKENKAPQCLKVLTTSGWNPPPGPRKMCGDLLYLHVVTLEDRHFHITACPRGFYLNQSTEEVFNPRPATPSLLCHSLIELLSIVSPAFKRNFALVQKKRMQKHPFERVATPYQVYQWASPMLDHTVDAIRAEDTFSSKLGYEEHIPGQTRDWNEELQTTRELPRSTLPERLLRERAIFKVHSDFVAAATRGAMAVVDGNVMAINPGEEPKMQMFIWNNIFFSLGFDVRDHYKDLGGDAAAFVAPRNDLQGVRVYSAVDTAGLHTLGTVVVDYRGYRVTAQSIIPGILEKEQEQSVVYGSIDFGTTVLSHPKYMELLSKAGQQLKIMPHSVISANGETVELCSSVECKGIIGNDGRHYILDLLRTFPPDVNFLQLEDDELREDIKSMGFPIIHKHKLCCLRQELVDSFVEARYFMFIRYAAFHLQQLSAKRQRDTAQKSIENKDIDMKEAANETEKKEEKTKRETKSQEKEVKEKKHKKEDKKEKESAKKEAAKEKTAEEEKPAAKSEKKEDDLLLNENYSEIDTDVAKKIVESITDSICSGGDKQESDSGERSRAVVAAAARAVASLKESEFDVRFNPDVYSAGIKHAAEPEQLAKQRHLVKEAAAFLLTTQIPAFVRECLEHTSAPMDGAGLTEALHGRGINVRYLGRVANALRPHAQLSYLHAIAVAELLLRAAKHIYTAYLQGCEAMCIGAAVAHFLNCLLGACGSPALSAAEGPGAARPTRGPRGRRARRHAHAAPPPDPHPDWQNLTPKSLFSQIKQELKAYWGYELNADSMDSVIEKHGLQKISLLRSFALKVGLQLMLREYDFDSKNKAPFTANDIMNIFPVVKHINPRASDAYNFYTTGQNKIQAGAVSEGHELIAEALNLLNNVYGAMHGEIAQCLRMVARLCYVTGEHRDAMAYQQKAVLMSERVNGIDHPYTITEYSHLALYCFANGQVSTALKLLYRARYLALLVCGENHPEMALLDSNIALILHAVGEYELSLRFAERALAVTCASHGARSLKAAVARHLLARTLSCLGDFRAALQHEKETYSIYKQQLGEKHEKTRESSECLRHLTQQAVVLQKRLAEAYARAPHAAPAPPPLHIQPPGMASVIDMLNLINGILFVQISPQDIEQFKAEIEKRQLKELPIPGVLGELGSEEKEQKMETDAADS is encoded by the exons atTCACAGAAAGTAAAGGCTAATGGTGAGAAGTTATCACAGCCGAAATCCGGTGTTTGTACAATGAAAGTAAACGGAGAAGGACTTATACCCAACAGTAATGATAGTAAATCTGATAAAATAAGTACCAAAGAACCAATAGTAAACGGCACAGACAAAAATGACACCATAGTTAATGGTGACCCAAAAAAAGAATTAGATTGTGATATTAGTAGTAGTGATAATACTAAAGTAGTTTCTAATGGAATTAACAGTGACTCCAATGATACTAAAACGAATAAGTCTGAAGAAAAAGTTGAAGTAATAAAACAGGTTTGTCCCATTAAGCCAGAAGGTAAACAGATATCAGAGAACAAAAAAGAGAAAAAGACAAAGACGGCAGACAAAACGAATGACACGGAAAAGAAAAAGGACTCCGCAAAAGATAAGAATGCTGATGGCAAGAAAGAGAAAAAGGATGATGGTACTGTACATAAAGGTGACGCCGGTGATAAAGTAAATGGTGAGTGCAGTAAAACTTTAAATGGAGAAGGAGACAGAGAGTCTTCTCCAAGTGAAGATGGAGATGAGAAGAAGAGAGACGCAGAAGTTGTGTTTATTCAGGATATGGGTTTTACTGTGAAGATTGTCAGTCCAGGAGCCGAGCCATTAGACATTCAG GTTTCGAGTATGGAACTCGTACAAGAAATACACCAAGTTCTGATGGATCGCGAGGACTCATGCCACAGAACGTGTTTCTCTTTACAATTGGATGGCGTCACGCTGGATAACTTTGCTGAACTAAAGAACATTGAAGGACTGAAAGAAGGATCTGTTATAAAA GTGGTAGAGGAACCATACACAATGCGCGAGGCTCGCATCCATGTGCGTCATGTTCGGGATCTCCTCAAATCCATTGACTACACGGACGCTTACGCCGGCCAAGAATGCAGTTCCTTAGCCTTCCTCAACATCATCACACAAGGAGATATTCTAG aaaagaaaaagtcCCGTCCGGAGAGTGTGGACTGCACGCCTCCAGACTACATAATGCCGGGTAGTACTGAGCGACCATTGCTGCCCTTGCATCCAGGTCTTACAAAAGAGAACAAGGCGCCACAATGCTTGAAG GTATTAACAACGTCGGGCTGGAACCCGCCGCCCGGGCCGCGCAAGATGTGCGGCGACCTCCTCTACTTGCATGTGGTGACGCTGGAAGACCGCCACTTCCATATTACAGCTTGCCCCAGAGGATTCTACCTTAACCA GTCTACGGAAGAAGTGTTCAACCCTCGTCCGGCGACTCCATCGCTACTATGCCACTCGTTGATCGAGCTGCTCAGCATCGTGTCTCCAGCGTTCAAGCGCAACTTTGCCCTGGTCCAGAAGAAGCGTATGCAGAAGCATCCATTTGAAAGAGTGGCCACGCCGTACCAGGTGTACCAGTGGGCGTCTCCAATGCTCGACCACACCGTCGATGCTATAAGAGCGGAAGAca CATTCTCATCGAAACTGGGTTATGAAGAGCATATTCCTGGCCAAACTAGGGATTGGAATGAGGAGTTGCAGACTACAAGGGAACTGCCTCGTTCCACGTTGCCTGAGCGCTTGCTTCGCGAACGAGCGATCTTCAAG GTGCACAGCGACTTCGTGGCAGCTGCAACGCGTGGTGCGATGGCGGTGGTGGACGGCAACGTGATGGCCATCAACCCTGGCGAGGAGCCGAAGATGCAGATGTTCATATGGAACAACATATTCTTCTCGCTCGGCTTTGACGTGCGCGACCATTACAAGGATCTGGGAGGCGATGCTGCTGCCTTTGTTGCGCCg CGCAACGACCTTCAAGGCGTTCGCGTTTACAGCGCGGTAGATACAGCCGGCCTTCACACCCTGGGCACCGTGGTGGTGGACTACAGAGGCTACCGAGTGACTGCCCAGTCCATCATCCCTGGTATCCTCGAGAAGGAGCAGGAACAAAGCGTCGTGTATGGCAGCATTGACTTCGGAACTACTGTACTCTCGCATCCTAAGTATATGGAGCTG CTAAGCAAAGCGGGTCAGCAATTGAAGATAATGCCACACTCGGTGATCAGTGCCAACGGAGAGACCGTGGAGTTATGCTCCAGTGTCGAGTGTAAGGGCATCATCGGTAACGACGGCCGTCACTACATACTGGACTTGTTGCGCACCTTCCCGCCTGATGTCAACTTCCTGCAGC TGGAAGATGATGAACTGAGGGAGGACATCAAATCAATGGGCTTCCCAATTATCCACAAGCACAAACTGTGTTGCCTTAGACAAGAATTAGTTGATAGTTTCGTCGA GGCTCGTTACTTCATGTTTATTCGTTACGCCGCTTTCCACTTGCAACAGTTAAGTGCGAAGCGTCAACGGGACACCGCACAGAAATCTATTGAGAACAAAGATATCGATATGAAGGAGGCTGCCAATGAGACtgagaagaaagaagaaaaaacaaaGCGTGAGACCAAGAGCCAGGAGAAAGAAGTAAAAGAGAAAAAGCAcaaaaaagaagataaaaaagAGAAGGAAAGTGCCAAAAAGGAAGCAGCGAAAGAGAAAACTGCAGAAGAAGAAAAGCCTGCGGCTAAAAGTGAGAAGAAAGAAGATGATTTGTTGTTGAACGAGAATTACTCTGAGATCGACACCGATGTCGCCAAGAAGATTGTTGAGAGTATCACTGATTCGATATGCAGCGGTGGGGACAAACAAGAGAGTGATT CTGGTGAACGTTCCCGTGCCGtagtggcggcggcggcgcgcgcggtgGCGTCCCTCAAGGAGTCGGAGTTCGATGTCCGCTTCAACCCCGACGTGTACTCCGCGGGCATCAAACACGCTGCCGAGCCGGAGCAACTCGCCAAACAACGACATCTCGTCAAGGAAGCCGCTGCCTTCCTGCTTACTACGCAGATACCGGCCTTC GTCCGCGAGTGCCTGGAGCACACGTCTGCGCCGATGGACGGCGCGGGGCTGACGGAGGCGCTGCACGGGCGCGGCATCAACGTGCGCTACCTCGGCCGCGTCGCCAACGCACTGCGCCCGCACGCACAGCTCTCCTACCTACACGCCATCGCCGTCGCTGAACTACTACTGCGCGCTGCCAAGCATATCTACACTGCGTATCTGCAG GGTTGCGAGGCGATGTGTATCGGCGCCGCAGTGGCCCACTTCCTGAACTGCCTGCTGGGCGCGTGCGGCAGCCCGGCGCTGTCTGCGGCGGAGGGCCCGGGCGCCGCGCGGCCCACCCGCGGCCCGCGCGGCCGCCGCGCCAGGAGGCACGcgcacgccgcgccgccgccagaCCCGCACCCCGACTGGCAAAACCTCACTCCCAAGTCACTCTTCTCGCAGATCAAACAGGAACTTAAG gCATATTGGGGATATGAACTCAACGCAGACAGCATGGATTCAGTCATAGAGAAACATGGCTTACAGAAAATTTCGCTTCTCAG ATCTTTCGCGCTCAAAGTTGGTCTACAGTTGATGCTACGCGAGTACGACTTCGACAGTAAGAACAAGGCGCCTTTCACCGCAAACGATATCATGAATATTTTCCCCGTCGTCAAGCATATCAACCCACGC GCATCAGACGCATACAACTTCTACACGACTGGCCAGAACAAAATACAGGCTGGCGCAGTATCAGAGGGCCACGAGTTAATCGCCGAAGCACTGAATCTGTTGAACAACGTGTACGGAGCCATGCACGGCGAGATTGCGCAATGTTTGCGCATGGTTGCGCGACTGTGCTACGTTACCGGGGAACATAGAGACGCCATGGCCTACCAACAGAAGGCTGTGCTCATGTCTGAGAGAGTCAACGGAATCGATCATCCTTATACTATTACTGAATAT TCTCACTTGGCGTTGTACTGCTTCGCAAATGGCCAAGTCAGCACAGCGTTGAAGCTGTTGTACCGCGCCCGCTACCTCGCTCTACTCGTCTGTGGAGAGAATCATCCGGAGATGGCGTTACTTGAT AGTAACATCGCCCTGATCCTGCACGCGGTGGGCGAGTACGAGCTGTCGCTGCGGTTCGCGGAGCGCGCGCTGGCCGTGACGTGCGCGTCGCACGGCGCGCGCTCGCTCAAGGCCGCCGTGGCGCGACATCTGCTGGCCCGCACGCTCTCCTGTCTCGGGGACTTCCGCGCCGCGCTGCAGCACGAGAAGGAGACATACTCCATCTACAAACAACAG CTGGGAGAGAAGCACGAGAAGACCCGCGAGTCGTCGGAATGCCTGCGGCACCTGACGCAGCAGGCGGTGGTGCTCCAGAAGCGCCTGGCGGAGGCCTACGCCCGCGCCCCgcacgccgcgcccgcgcccccgccgctgCACATCCAGCCGCCCGGCATGGCCTCCGTCATCGACATGCTCAATCTCATCAACGGCATACTCTTCGTGCAGATTAG CCCTCAAGACATTGAGCAATTCAAAGCGGAAATCGAGAAAAGACAGCTGAAGGAGCTCCCGATCCCCGGCGTCCTGGGCGAGCTGGGCAGCGAAGAGAAGGAACAGAAGATGGAGACAGACGCGGCGGACAGTTGA